The sequence TAATCACCATGCACTTCTCCATTTCTAACCAGAGACAAAGAAAAACAAGTTTACAGTGTATGAATCATAGGAAAACATAGAGGCTATATGTTTTGGAAACTTAATCATTAGGGCAACACTGCGCATGGACGTAAAACAATCCTTATAGCGATACAATGACATTCTCATCATGACACCTACATGATCTGCAAACTGTATCACACGCGTCAACGCCCCGCGCTCCCGACGCGTTagtgttatttgttttttaaatgtacttttgatTATTTAATAAGCAATGTGGAATTCGTTTTCGAAGTTGAAAGTGCGCATGTTTGTGGTCTGCAAGAAAGTGTCTGATTTTTGAAGGCACTTACAACACAGGAAGTAACTTTAATATCGAAACATGACTAGTCGAAAGTTATTTATGATGCAGgattaaacaaatatattacGATATTTTGCCGTATGCTATTTCCTACCTTAGGTCCTCATGCGTATGACTACAGAAAGCGGACTGTCAAACTTTGTCAAGATCCGCCCGATGAATCTGAGTAACGAAATAAAAATCACAGCGAGGCGGTGTAGGAGTGTCAATGACGTTACAGTATGTCTCTTTTCACAAAAGACTAACCTCACTGAACAAAATAACAACAGTAGGATACAATTATCTCTCACACCCCACAATGCAAGCGACGTacgctattaaaaaaaaagaaaccgctagaCAAAGCAAACGAATATATGAGAACGCAGGtgttatttttaaaggaatattcctgattaaatacaagttaagatcaatagacagcatttgtggcataatgttgattatcatcCAAATTAATTTCGGctaatccctccttttcttataaAAAGACAAATCTGGgctacagtgaggtacttacaatggaagtgaatggaagtATTTTAActtcaatttattatttttttacttttgatgttttttatttaactttacaaTGGAACAGCGAGACGTGGATttacattataaattaatattataatgtCATTGTGGTTATTATGTGAGCATTATAGTTGCGCTGCATCACAACTAATGTTTTTGATGTATATTCTTGGTAATCCCACATTGTAAATGACATATTATTGTGTTATAATGTCAACATAGTTCAACAATCAGCTTTTACTTTGCTCAATATTACTTTTAATACATTCTTTTATACATCTTTTATATTGCCTACTGTAACAATGACAAACAATGGTAACAATAAGGCCAACATTTGCACTTAAGGTAGGCCTACACAAataatatgtgaaaaataaacaatactataaagcatttaatgacaaattaatattaatataaatgtaataaatagtcAAATAACACAAAGCAGCCTGTATTTAATGAAATCTATCATCTGGAGATATTCTTTATCAGATGTTAAAAAACACTAacttaaaattatttacaaaaataaaaaaagaaacaggtCAGATACTTAAAAAGCCATCTCCTTTACCATGGTGGGATAATAAAGTAATACACTTGAACTGCTACCATGTATTCGGGCCAATATAGACGGTATTAGTTCATTGAGTCTTGACCTAATAAAAGCAGCAATTACACCTTAACAAGCACTGGATACAAAGTTAAAAATCTAGTTATGTTACCACATGTCTGACATGACATAACATGTCTAATTCATTGTGCTGGCAGCTGTATAAAAAGTCAAGATAACAGTGCAGTTTAAACTTTAATCAATATATATACATCTACAATGACATCAGTAAGTTCATCATAATTTTTTGGTGTGATGCTGCATCTATGCCACTATGTGTCAGAGAACATAAACACAAATTTTACAGATTGcacatttaaataaaaggagTATTTAGAGAGTTTTGTTTCAGAGGTATTTCAGGATGAAACTTGGTTTTCTTTCGGAGTGTTGCTTGACTGCAGCTCCTCTCGGATGCTGTTGAGTTCCACCAAACCCTCATGTAGCTGGTCTGCCACCTCTCTAATCTTTGCAGCAAATTCAGACTTTGCACCTTTTTTCAGCTCATGGGAGTCTTTTGCCACAAAATAGATATCCATCCCAACAAAGAGCCCAGTGAGAACACCGGTGGATACACTAGCGATCTGCACTGCTCGTGCTGCGGTGGTTCCAGCAGCATTGGCTACCTGCACCACACGCATAATCTCATTGGCATTGATTAAAATAGCTTTGCCTGCCATGGCACCGTCCTCATAGATATTGTCAAAACAAGGGAAGTCTCGATTGTACGCATGCTTCTTCATCTTATTCAGGTTGAACTTGCGTAGGTTTGTTATCCCTTGCTTGATGAACTTCATGCATTTGTTAAGGTCAGCCATCTTCTCCTGGTAGTCTTCCACAATGTGCTCTACTTTCTTGCGATCCAAAGAGTTGTTGACAGCACTGGATATCCCAGCAGAGGCAGAGGTGAGCCCTCCTGCCATGGCAACACCCAGACCAACTGCAGTAACAATCAGAGAGATTCCCATGGTGAAAGGTGCCAGGGCGAGGCCAGTAATGGTGGTAACACCTCCCAAAGCACTGGTGGAGCCACCGGTGATCTGGGCGATCTTGGTCTTCTTGTTGAAGCGGTCTAAGCCATCAGCAATGGCATGCAGGTCAATCACGTGCTGCCACAGTCCCTCTGCTCGCTCTGAGAAGAGTTTGTTAAACACACGTATGCCCTTCTGGACCTTCTCAGCGGTTACTGCAAAAGCCCTGAGAAACAGATGATTAGTCAGTCAGATTTACTTTACAAGTTATGTCACACACTCGGGGGAATTCGCTAAACTCTGCATTTCCTGAACGCTTTTGATGCCTGACATTTTTATAGCATTTTTATTGTTGTAAACACCAGGAAACGCCCCCGAACCATGTCAGTGGAAAAGGGCTAAATGAGGCCGGTATAAGTGCCGATTATTTGCATCCGCTGTCTGCACAATATAAGGcaaccaccacgaggacttagagcaaattgggaattggccattacaaattgggagaaaaaggggagaaacgAGATAGCcggtggtgagtaaataataataaagttttctGAGTTGAATTACGACACCGAAAGTGGTGCAGCTTTTTTAGTGAATTCCCCTTTCAGAAAGAATTCTGACTTACTTGGCTTCCTCTTTTTCTGTCatgttttcagttttgggtgtgtCCTCCCATTCTGAATTGGGAAAAAAGACAATAGGAAGAAAATGTAACTAAGAATATCAGGACGATGTCATGAGGAACCATCTGATTCACTTGATTAAGGGCTGGTATAAGGTAGGTTTAAAATACTAATAAGTTCAGAATTGGAAAAACATTCACAAATGTAGATAATGTCAACGTAATAATTAGTGCCAACATGGTGGAAAAAACGTACTTTCCACAGTGCTCCACCAATCCATGAGGCCATCAAGATCCTGTGAAAGATAGAAATGGTaactaaaaaaaaacagtctTAATAAATAAAAGGTAAGAAGTGTCTCGATCTATTTTTACACAACCAACCTCCTCAACCTCCCTCTGACTTTCACTTATACGGAACTCATCCAGCCATTCCATGAGGGTCTTCTTCTGGCCTTTAGTCTAATAAGAAAATAGAAAGCAGTGTCAGGTTATTCTGCAAAAGGAGATTGAGAACATGgcaaaataacatgttaaagaGAACCTGATGAAGAAtgacagttttgttttttcacaggCTGTGAAAGCACATTCGTTGTGCCTGGCCAAATAGAGAAAGAAATTGCACTTTTCTTTTACTATATAAACTTTTTTCACTGTACTGTATGTACTTTTTCCACTGTACTTTTTTAAAGCTATttcattttttacttttcatcACTATAACTGTTTTTTCTGTCTTTAATTAAATGGctgaaattaaatgtataaaaagagTATAAAACAGTGGAGTTCGGTTGTTGGGTACCAGAAACATAATCGAGAAAAAGAAAAGCAGGGATTGCCAAATGAACACTTTTGTTTTCATGTTAGACCCACAACTTCTCTTTTAATGTTTGCAGAATTTCTgagaaatgaaaatgaattgaCAAAACAAATCTGGACACATAACAGTACCATTTAGTGGGAAAAACAAGGAACTTGGTCTCAAAATCTGGACTGGTATAATATGTTCTCTGCCATATAGCATTAAACAGCATTTAACTCTAATATTTAGATTAATAGGGGCCTctgcatttattttatgtttataataaaacaatagaCTCTCAGTTCTTGTTCTTTATCTGGCTGGGTCTAGTTTTCAATGTTACTAGTTTTCAGTAGAAAACTAAGAGAGGGTTTCTGAATGAAAGAAATCCTCTGTACCTCTGCAAAGTCATTGCCGCTGCCTTCAGATTGATTTTCCTTCTTCTTCTGCATTGTTTTACTctgaaaaaaatagataaaataaaaaacatatgctTTCATTGATTAGTAATTGTCATGTTTTTGCTCATACTTTAAAATAGGACTTGTAAAACAAATGAACATACAAATGACAAAACTTGTTTACCTTTGCTGCAACTTGAGGCATAAATGGATTTATGGGTTTCTTCTGCCCTTTTTGCTGTAAAAATATGAAATGGTTATCAACTGGTGTGGTCCAGACACCTGTTAACACCTGTTAAAACATGTACAGATATGCAGTCTGTAATGATTAAAGTGATGAGATGGATGCTTACTTTAGGATTTTCCTCTTCTCCAGGTGTCTCACCCTCTTTGTTATACCGCTTTTTCAATACTTTGGTGCTGTCATCCTGCAAAGATATGTCAAATTAATTTAGCCTTGGTAACATACTGAGAAAAACAGAGTGAAGTGTATTTGCATTGTGATACTTCTGGACATTACCATTTATTAACAAAGGACAGACCTAGTTCATACATTCTATCAAAgttaaaatggtctgcacttatatagtgcctttttaaccttaacggtattcaaagtgctttacactgcatctcattcacccattcacacaccaatgatggcagagctgccattgggagcaacttggggttcagtgtcttgcccaaggacacttcagcatgttaAGTCATGTGAGCTGGGAAcagaaccgccaaccctgcgattagtggcccaCCCGAGCCACAGCCGTCCCACAAAATGAAAGTTCCACCTCACCTGATTGATATCAAACACTGTTTGCTTTTGCACACATTATGTGAAATAATGTTGTTAATGTCCTTGTGAGATGACAAGGCAATAAATGTTAGTTAAAGTTTAGAAAGGGAATAAACCATTATAGTTTTGTTAGCTTTTGTACTGTGCTGTACTTCAATAGAAGTATTGATTGGAGCTTTAGATGTGCCCTCTGTCCTCTTTGTGTGATCTGCATTCTCATTGACCTAACAATGTCAATGTCAACAGTTCAATTAGATCTActtcaaatatactgtatgtacaactCTCTAAAGATGGAGATGTAGAAGGTCAGTAGAAGAAAATTCATAGATTCAGAAGTTACTGTAAAGGTGGGTTGATCTTACCTGTAAACTGTATTGTGGGGTAAAAAGACCAAGAAAAGGTAGGACAAGAAATGCAACTTAAAAAGATCCCATAAATACTGataaagttattaaaaaataaaagaacagtgaAACATCAATTTTGAATACAATTATATATGGTAATCTTTCATGGTTGCCAAGTAGGATAGCATATAAAAAGATAAATGTGTAGAGACACCTATGAAACACCAGGTCTTTTTTTAAGCCTTACGCCTTTTTTTATTGGTTATTTAGACAAAAAAACCTGTGTGTGACAatcttacaattttttttttatcatattcaaCCTGGAATTCTGATGTGCATGTAGATCCTTGTCTTTAAAGTTCAAATTTGCCTTTAATAATGTGGGGTAGGCCTGGCCCATAAAAAGTTGCAACAGCACAGCTGAAAAAGCCCAAAGGCATGTTCAGATTTTAACAGCTTTCAGACCAAGCTGGGCTCGCACAAGATTCCTAAATGAAAGACACCAACTTTGTTACTTTGTTACTACATGTTATTAGAGGTGCCtgaggtttggagcaacatactAAGGATTTCTAGTTTATTTTAGAAACTCAAACAATGCAGGGATTTTATCAGAATAAAATctcttaaaaataatattactAAAAATCACTACAAACGAAACCTAACCCTGATTATTAGTTGTGATTTTATCCTAGTGAATACAAATCTCAAGAGaattcttaaaggtatagttcacccaaagatgaaaattctctcaacgtttactcaccctcataccatcccagatgtgtatgactttctttcttttgcaggacaaaaacaaagattttttgaagaatatctcagcactgtaggtccatacaatgtaagtgaatggtggccagcacTCTACAGCTCCAataagcacatgaaggcagcataaaagtaataaaaaagactcagttggttaaatccatgtcttctgaagcaatctaatctgttttgggtgacaatagaacaaaatgtaactcttactttacatcttgccattgcagtctctatgcacaatcatgatttcaagcttaattacacTTCCTGGTGTTTTTCCAAAGAGCTCTAGATggagctaggaagtgtaattgagcttgaaatcatgatcgtgaaGGAGACTGCAggtgtcaagatgtacagtgaaaaaggagttacatttaggTATGTTCTCACGCAAACCACTTTTAAAtaactggagtcctatggattacttctatgctgcctttatgtgctttttgtcaccattcacttacattgtctgtatctacagagctgagaaattcttctaaaaaaagtttttgtgttctgctgaagaaagaaagtcatacacatctgggctggcataaaagtgagtaaattatgagatcatttttatttttggatgaactatccctttaaaaaggtACTTCTGGTGTTCACATGCTAGCTTTTGTATGCTAGCTAGTTTCAACATCCTACATCCAGTTTCCTACTGAGAATCTtaggacaaaataaataaataatacaacacTATTCCTAGCATCACTGATCTTATTTGTATAATGTTACTAAAATCGAAAGCAAAAATTCTTATCCACAAATCATCAGTAgaacattgatttaaaaaaaatacccaATAGTATATATTCCAAAGCCTACATTTCAGAAGTGTCCTTTACATAAAGTTGAACAaccatttaatatttttgtagttACAGCAACATCACTTATCAACTTTTCTAATATAAATCAATACAGAGATGAAAATATTCAATGCTGATGTACCTGTTCATGTGTTGGTTGACTCTCATGGTCGACTTTCTCCTCTGTATCTGAACCAGAACCCATATCCTGCTGCAAAACAGAAAAGTGCTACATATTAGTATATTCCCATGCATTGAAAGGTATAATATGGAAGATATACAGGGGGAAATAGGCCTGTTAAAGGATCTATCCAAGGATGTGTGCCATAAAAATCCTTAATCATCTATGTCAccctaaatacatttaaaaaataaattgttgcgTAAACAACATGCCCACCTTTGCAGAGTTTGAGTGTTTATCATCAGTTTTCTCACTGGGCTCCGAGGACTGTTGTGTTTTTTCCATATTCTGCTGGGCAAGCAGACACCTTACAATTACAACAAGCTTTACACTTTATTCTGAAATTGAAactaatgaaatgaaattaaagaTTAATTCAGTGAAACTGTTAGTAAAGTGTACAGAGTATAAAACTGGGTTTAGAACACCTGACAAACAATATGTGAAAAAAGGTTTTCCTAATACAGAAAGTTTCACAAATATGGAATCAAGCTTTTCccttatatattattattgactAAACAACTTACTTATATCTAAACATATCTAAATGACCTTATATTTTCAGTTTATTATAACATGTGCTGATAACCCCCAAGCAAAATGTCAGACTTACTTAAGAGGTTCTGTCAGAGAGACTATCCTTACTGTCTAACAGCTCAATGCACTTAGGTATGCTGACCTGACAAAAATATGAAAGGAGATTTCAGTTTATGTGCTCTGGCGAAAACCAAGCGCAGGTCATCAGATAAGTGTTTCATAGCAAGGCCAGAAAGTCTCATACCTGCCCTTCTGAATTTTCAGTTGGTTTAAGTGGTCTATGAAACTCTCCAGTTTGCACTTCTGGATTCCCCTAAAATAGAAAGTGGAAAATAAATGAAAGCAGAAACATTGTAAGACAGTCAGATGCGGAAAGAAAGTGAGACAACGGGAAAAATATcaaaagagatatattaaagGCAGACAAGGTAAGACTTAATTCACCGTTGGAGTAACTGGCATAGTTGTCATCGATTTTAGAAGGTTTAGAAGGTATAAGATTGTCataagaaatagagagagagagagagagagagagagagagagagagagagagagagagagagagaaaagagacagGCAGGGTGAGACAGAGTCATATCAGCATAAACAGGGATATTAAAGTCTAATTGATGTTATGGTCAGACAAAAATATCATCACATGCTAAAGGTCTGCATTGAACTGAGAGGTTATccaaagacagagaaagaaaagagtTGTTGTTATAGATGAGCTTCATGGAAAGATTGAATATTGTGTGGTTTAACAGAGCCCAGATCAGCagcatgtttatttttcatttaatatccTAATGTAAAAGAATGGATAGTCTATGTGTTTTAACTGTTGTTCTCGGACAGATCTCATGTTTTcaaccatgtttttttattaatcgtCTATCTTTCTTATGGAAATAGAACAATGCTAAGAACAGAATTGCTTACAGTTCAACTATGTGTATTGATTATTAACCAGTTTAAAGGAAGAAACGGCAGTTATTAAACTCGTTAGTCTCTATGGCTCGGGGAAGTCATTCTACTGTACATAAGCTATTCAACAAAGGAAAGTCAGAAACACAGACTTTATAACAGCTAACTCTATCCAGCTATCTCAAAATTCCTCACGACCATATTGGGGTCATCCAGTGCTTGCTTTCCTGTGTCTTAACAGTGATACAAAGTTGCAACGTAGGATTCTATCTTTGGTTATATTGTAACTTTTACTATTTAGGCTTATGTTGAAGTGTGTACATTTAGCTGAAATAAAATCAATGCAAAAGATTTAGTCCATAAAATGTTACTAGCTTACCGCACTCTGTCGCCCACTTTAAACCAGTTCGCGATCTCCCTGAGAAAGGTGAATTATTAAGAGTGGTTTGAGTAGGAACATCAAGATCTGTTAAACGTAAGAGACGTACGTATCGTAAACAGATTTCATTTGATTGTCTGTTAACGTGCTTAATAAAACCGGTTTCTCGCTGTGTAAAGACGACAGCTAGGTAAAGAAATGTTATTTACTCCGCCCTCTTCTTACTGTGCTGTGCCTGTTCCGTAAATACTTGGACAGCCGCAGTCAGCTGGTGCTGGACAACCTCAAGTCCGAGAAGTCAAGGTCATGGACATGTGTTTTTGTGCTCTTtaaatgttgctgttttaaaCGGTGTCGCGTCCAGATTCagcacaaacaacaacaataatgataataataataataaaacaacaaaagacgTACTTTAAAGTTCTAATTTCAGGCTAGATTTTTCATGTCAAAACAATTTGATGTTATATGTTGCTTTactcttttaaagggatagttcatccaaaatgaaaattctctcatcatttactcgccctcatgccattccagatgtgtggcTTTTTtctctctgctgaacacaaattaagatttgtaggtccataaaatacaagtgaatggtgaccaaagctccaaaaaggagataaagtcagcataaaagtaatccataagactccagcggttaaatcaggggttctcaacagggGCGGTACTGCCCCCAGGgggcgttcaaaggatgccagggttTGCTGACAGCAAATTAGTTGAGAGGAGAGTGATTGGTTACAAATGGAGGGCGTTTATAAGTCATAATAATCAAAACTATCGTCAAGTTCCTCTTAGGAACTTTTTGATCAATTCGAtcatacgggactcgaaccgccgTCACGACAcaggaggcgggtgcgctaacaagaagGCTCAAGCATCAATCACTGGTACATCTCTTGAGGTCAGGtcaggtttatacacattgcacggCTATCTatcagcgtgaagcatttacatattTCCATTGATTAATGGTATAAATATTGTACTTGCTTGATTTGATTTGCATTGTTGCATTGTAAGTACAACTATTGTGGCATCTGTACAGATACTTTGATTTATTTGTCCTTTAAATcgtatttttcattacaaagccAATCAGGTAGCACACTATTTATTACGGTATTCCAGTTGAAAACTGAAAAGTGTGTTTACAAGAAGGAAATCTTCTAAATAAAATATCTGTTGTTCAAAGTCTCCTGGACTGCTCAATTACTGTTTATTTAAGAGAGATTTTATGAGGCTCACAATCAAAAATCACATCCAGCAGCAGTGATTAAGTTGGAAATGAATTTGTACTGTTCTGTGTGTGGGTCACACAGGCACAGGAGTTTCTTGTACCGAAAGTAGACATTGTTAGCAAACTCGCAAAGATTAAAACCATGGAGGAAAAGTTATATGCTCTTAATTGTGAAGTCATGGAGTTAAAAAGCAAGAAAGAAGGTAATGAAGGCTTTATATAAACCAGCACAATATAAGAAAATAAACATGAAACTGTTTGCTGCAAATTTGTCACAGCATTTTAGTGCCTGCTGATAGATTAGAGTTCACATGCAGctcacaaaaggctgtttttaTGGGACATGTAATTCAAGGACAGTGATCCACACAAGGAAAACATCTTTCTAAGGGCTTTGAAGGTTTTCTTTGAAGAGATATAATTGTTTGAATGCTATTTTTAACTTTAATTAAAGCTTAATGGAATACCACTTttgtttgtaatattttgttgTCACTGCAAAACTGACTTCAAAGTTGAAAATATTTGATAAGACAGATGTTTCCGGTAAATAATATGCAACCCCTCTAAAGTCCTTATTTTGGCATTAAGATGCAAGAGTACAGAGTAATTTAGtttaatctgaatatttttttaaatttatgagcagtacattgatgaattaaaatgttttgaaatgcaGAGGGTTGTTGATTTTTGATTGCTTGATTGTTTACTATCTTCTCTCCTTCTTTTTCCAGAAAGGACGAAAGTATAATTTTCAGCCTCATTGTCATTGGAGGATCACTTAAATATATTGGCCTTATACGAAACCAGTCAACCTTGTGTATGTAATACTATAACAACCACTGCATGAAAAGTGCTGTATCCAGACCAGTAGACTCCTGTATAAACCACTGAATTTCGGACGTATTCAGAAATCTACTGGCCCAGAGTCTCAAATTCCACAGGCCCATATACATCAGATTATATACCATTTCGGATGTATAGTGACTGATGATCCTTCCATGATATGACTTTAACATTTGTTGCCATGGTAAATAATCCTCAGGAGACTTCTTCACACCTGAGTCACATTTCCATTTCTCATCATCTAGATAAAATGGTCAGCCCTATTGGTCAATTGCTGAGACTAAAGACCTTTATTAAAAGGAAAACGtgaaatatacaaaatatgacaataataaaatatacaaacatcTGATACACAGTATGAAGCTTCAAGTAGAGTTTAGTAAATTAACTGGCATCTGACTGTGTCACTTGTCATCACAAGAAAGTTATTAGTTCCCACTGCCAGTATAGTGTTGGTCTGCATCAAGTCTCTTCTGTAGCTGCTGGAACAGAGCTTCTCAAAGCTGCTGGTTTTACAACCCTCACTGGCCTCCCAAAGACAATACCATCTTCTTCATCAGACATCATGCCACAGAATACACAATACTCCTGTGTCTGTCTAAATATTCTGTGGAAAAGTGGAATCATTATGTGAGAGATTATAATGCAGTTCAAATCAGATGAAGATGAATACAGTATTGGtatttaatacaatataaatCATCTGTTTTATCTTTTTAGTGGATTACTTTAATAAAGATTCTTCTTAGAATGTTGCAGTCTGACAGTTTGTCTGTAGCATCTGTAGGTGTGTCTGAAATGACTCAAGTCTAAACAGAGATCAGAACAACAGAAGTCTGTGCAGGAGGGGGTGGGGTGTGAGGTGGAGGTGTGTATGTTGGGATGGGGGTGGGGAGGGGGATCAATCATGAATAGTCAACAATGGGGGAGACTGGAGCTagtttgtcacactttttactccagaaaatatttttcagagtaggtttatttaaaatatatattttctgtataaaaaaaaaaccttaaagccTTGGCTGCAAAAAAGCTGTTGAACACCTCCACGTTATTGCTCAGGAAAAAGGTACATGTTGCAACACATTGACCTAACAGCATGTTGTTATGGTTAATGTAACATGGTTGCACCCTCATCCAGACAGACATTTTTTGGGAGCCCTGTAGAGGTATTTTGTTTCCAAGGCACAGGTATTGCAAGGAGATGAGTACTTAGAAGGTATCAGTAGTAACATTATTAACCTGCTTTGTTTAATTGATGTCTGTTCTAATGAATTTGACAAAGTTTAAGAGTGATTTTAAGGGCTTCACAGGGCAACATCTGGTTTCCCATGTTAACGTGGGACATTAGTTTGAATGGAAACTGGCAAATACACTTGACAGAGCAGTAAATTGCAaatggaattattttatttgcaaaattaaACCATCATCACTATAcgcttaaattacatttatttagtctggaaaaaaatt comes from Xyrauchen texanus isolate HMW12.3.18 chromosome 9, RBS_HiC_50CHRs, whole genome shotgun sequence and encodes:
- the apol1 gene encoding apolipoprotein L1, which codes for MEKTQQSSEPSEKTDDKHSNSAKQDMGSGSDTEEKVDHESQPTHEQDDSTKVLKKRYNKEGETPGEEENPKQKGQKKPINPFMPQVAAKSKTMQKKKENQSEGSGNDFAETKGQKKTLMEWLDEFRISESQREVEEDLDGLMDWWSTVEKWEDTPKTENMTEKEEAKAFAVTAEKVQKGIRVFNKLFSERAEGLWQHVIDLHAIADGLDRFNKKTKIAQITGGSTSALGGVTTITGLALAPFTMGISLIVTAVGLGVAMAGGLTSASAGISSAVNNSLDRKKVEHIVEDYQEKMADLNKCMKFIKQGITNLRKFNLNKMKKHAYNRDFPCFDNIYEDGAMAGKAILINANEIMRVVQVANAAGTTAARAVQIASVSTGVLTGLFVGMDIYFVAKDSHELKKGAKSEFAAKIREVADQLHEGLVELNSIREELQSSNTPKENQVSS